ATATAGTAGGTCATGAGAAAATCACATTTGAAAATAATATATACCTTGAAGCGCTCTTCAATCTGGTCTCTTTGGTCAAATGCCATATCAATCTCTGATTTTGGGCCCATGTTGGAAGATAACTGTTCACGACGTTGTCTCAGTTGCTTAATATTAAGCAGatgttgtttttcttctttcaaaCCCATCGTCGAATGCTGAAATTCACGGTCCATTGCTTCTATCTACATACATAAGCAACAAAACAATGAAGAAATTAGAAGATGCAAAAACAATAATTAATGTTTCTGAAGGGGAACAAGACTTTACCTTATTATCAATTTCTTCAATTGAGGTTGCATTCTTTATCTTGTTAAGCATTGACTGGACAGATTCTATTTCTTGTCGCTTAGCATTATATGCAGCCCTTACAGCTTTCTCTTTTCCCTTTGCAGTTTCTAACTTTTCCCGGAAGTCATTACAAGTTGCCTGAAAGAAATGTTACAGTTCAAGCATAAGTGgacaaaaatgaaataaaaaaattcaaaagactaGTATGCCATCTGTAAGCATTcactacctttttcttttgaactgaaACTCTAGTAGAATCCCTGCTTCGCGTCTTCTCTTCTAGTTCCAATTTAGCATGCTGTATTTGCGCCCATAGCTCATCATTAGTGAATCTAGGGACTCTAATTATGTAACATGGCTGCCTTTTCACCCCCTGTATATCCACCCTCTCCCCATCAAGAGCTGAGCCACTAGGATCCTCTGGTGGGGCCTGGATCACTTTGACTGCTTCAACTTCCTCGCTAATaggttcttcatcatcatccttCCTTGTAGCTTGGTCACCTTCAACAGAGCTGGCCAAATATTCACCACTTTCTGCAGAGTCATTTCTAATCCTGGAGTCTGATTCCATTGCAACAGCATGATTCTCAATTTCCACTTCATTGCAAACTTTACTATCTAACCCTGTATAATTATTTGAACAAACGGCCATGCTTTCTTTACTTTGAACCAGAACATTTTCAACCTCGACCACACTATTAATAGAAGCATTTATTATTTCTGATTCTACATCTGCACCACCAACAGGACCAGATGGTCCAGGCCCATCTGCACTGTGAATGTCTGTTTCAGTTTCTGTGGGGCTGGTTTCACCATTCTCAGCAGATTTAGTGCTGACTTTGACTTCTTTCAGAAATTCCTGGTCGCCACTTGATTCAGCTTCCTTCACCATGCCATCAAGGCGAGAGGTAATGCTGGCTTCATGACTCTCAGCAGATTCACTGCTATCTGCTTTTTGGAAGCTGGTTTCGCATTGGGGTTCAGAAGACGCTGCATTTTCAGCTGAGCATTCATCAGGTGGACCTTCTTCAGCCTCATTTGACAGCCTCGCCTTCTCATGCTCAAGAGGAAGAGATTCGGATGCCGGAGTCTCTGTGACCACACTCTCAGGTTTCTGTTCTTCTCCTACTCTCACTACTGCTTCTGGTTCATCTTGGTCACCGGCAACCTCAGTCACCTCTTTCAACTCTACTTCGGCAGATTGTAATTCTGCTTGGTCCTTTGTCTCTGAAACCAGAGTCATGGGCTCCTGTTTGTCTTCCTTCCGAACAAGTACTTCTGATTGCTCTTGGTCATTCCTCTCCCTCAACACAATCTGGGGCTCCTGTGTCTCCACCACAACAGATAATTTGGCTTCCACTTGATCATGAGTGCTTCTGTTGGCAGTCAAAGCATCCTGCTTGTGCACTTCAACAGATGATGTTAATTTCAATTGGTGCTTGCTCTCTGCAACCACATTCTCCGCCTCTGACTTCGATTCTGCTTGGTGGTCAGTCTCTATACTGGCAGCCATGTACTCCAGCTTTTCTTCTACTTCAAGTGATCCTGATTCCAGTTGGTCTTTGGTCTCTGCACCCACGTCCAATTTACCTTGATGGTCAGTCTCTGTAACCACTGTCTCAGGCTCTTGCCCTTCCTCAACTTTAACAGTAAATTCTGTTCTAATTTGGTCATCAGTCTCAGTCATTGTGGTCTCCGACTTCTCTTGTACTTCAGCAAGATATTCTGGTTCTACCCGGAGCTCGGTCTCTATAGCGACAATCTCCTCCTTCCGTTCTTCTAATTCCAATTCATTGTTGGCCACACCATTATTGTCCTCCAAGACACCCCGGCACATAATTTCCTTCCCCTTGctctcctccgcctccgccaCCGCCACAGTATTTGTCTTGGATTCCATCGTTTCCTCCTCAGCCGAATCACTCACCGCCGTCTCATCTTTCCGATCTTCCACCCCGTTCTCAGAATTCACAACAGAATCAACACCCTCCTTGCGATCACCTCCCTTCTCTCCACTCGCTTCCCGATCTCCGAAGGCCACATCCTCCAACAAGGAACCCACATTCGCCGGCGGGCCACCGCTCTCCTCGGCGTCCACGGGAAACACTTTCTCCCCCGGATCGAGATCCCTCTCGGCCGGATCATCCGAACCCTCGCTCCCACTTCCTCCgctctcctccccctcccgGCACGCAATGCCGTTATAATCTTCTTTCCGCTTCCGATCTCCCTCCAAGACCGCTCCCAACCCCACCTTCCCCTGGAATTCCACCTTCTGCCCCTCGCATCCACCATTACACTCCTTCGCATCCGCCGTCATTGCTCAGACCCAGACGAAAGAACACCaaaatcaccaaaaaaaaaacccgaAACACACACAGATCGCGGATAGAAACTGCAGCAAAACGAGTAAAAAAATATCAGATTTTTTTCGAGATCGGAGTATACTTACGGTTCCCGGCCGGGGCCAGCGGCGCCGCCTCCCGCGAAGTCCGGAGACTCCGAATTCGAGATCCGATGGCCGGATCTGGAGCCCCGGTCGCCGGATCGGAAGGCGATCCGATCCGTCCCTCCTCTTATTCCCTTCTCTTCTAGTGATTTATGATTAGGGTTTGGATAGAAAGAGATCGAGATCGAGACGgacagagggagagagagtggGGGAGAGACTTTAAGAGCTGGAGCTGTTATTGTTTTGAATGGAATGAATAGTTAaagaaatttaattttattccttttcttttcaaaagagctattttaaataaaatcagTTTTTCAGATACGTCG
This portion of the Phoenix dactylifera cultivar Barhee BC4 chromosome 11, palm_55x_up_171113_PBpolish2nd_filt_p, whole genome shotgun sequence genome encodes:
- the LOC103713872 gene encoding cingulin, encoding MTADAKECNGGCEGQKVEFQGKVGLGAVLEGDRKRKEDYNGIACREGEESGGSGSEGSDDPAERDLDPGEKVFPVDAEESGGPPANVGSLLEDVAFGDREASGEKGGDRKEGVDSVVNSENGVEDRKDETAVSDSAEEETMESKTNTVAVAEAEESKGKEIMCRGVLEDNNGVANNELELEERKEEIVAIETELRVEPEYLAEVQEKSETTMTETDDQIRTEFTVKVEEGQEPETVVTETDHQGKLDVGAETKDQLESGSLEVEEKLEYMAASIETDHQAESKSEAENVVAESKHQLKLTSSVEVHKQDALTANRSTHDQVEAKLSVVVETQEPQIVLRERNDQEQSEVLVRKEDKQEPMTLVSETKDQAELQSAEVELKEVTEVAGDQDEPEAVVRVGEEQKPESVVTETPASESLPLEHEKARLSNEAEEGPPDECSAENAASSEPQCETSFQKADSSESAESHEASITSRLDGMVKEAESSGDQEFLKEVKVSTKSAENGETSPTETETDIHSADGPGPSGPVGGADVESEIINASINSVVEVENVLVQSKESMAVCSNNYTGLDSKVCNEVEIENHAVAMESDSRIRNDSAESGEYLASSVEGDQATRKDDDEEPISEEVEAVKVIQAPPEDPSGSALDGERVDIQGVKRQPCYIIRVPRFTNDELWAQIQHAKLELEEKTRSRDSTRVSVQKKKATCNDFREKLETAKGKEKAVRAAYNAKRQEIESVQSMLNKIKNATSIEEIDNKIEAMDREFQHSTMGLKEEKQHLLNIKQLRQRREQLSSNMGPKSEIDMAFDQRDQIEERFKTLKKELDSLKADLSEAEIKGKEAWKDYDDEVRHLKDLQEQFRTADEIRQKAYGHWRNLKDESFKKSKYFYMYKSDQEAAAKYLSSGDRKGLWLHCSKQVEKIMELWNNNDEFRMQYVKSNKNSTLRRLKTLDGRSLGPDEEPPAPRATVDKSSSSVSNSSNANPPVTVIASEAKPEKLDLLSAPKEKESFPPLQTAQTIQSSKSKKSTKPTSKETVMAPVSDREEVEAAPKENSRTKEEEEQARKMEELARKEEELRKEKAEAEMKEQLRLEQKAKAKEAEERKRRKAEKAQARAECRAQKEFELREKKKLKKEKKKAAATSNTTNGGAGDHAPTPATDSCPPENAREPDNQSATASKRPSRPLVAAKQYNKISPVPLPLRNRGKRKMRTWMWLALATLPVLAWFFSRNYRAFSFSL